A segment of the Zalophus californianus isolate mZalCal1 chromosome 3, mZalCal1.pri.v2, whole genome shotgun sequence genome:
TTCAGGATCATCTCATAGAGCTTGTCCATGCCCTCGGTGAGGCCCTCGCCGATGATGGCGCACGCCGGCTGGACGTGGTAGGTGGTGGCCGGGATGAGCTCGTGCAGCGCCAGCTGCTTCTCGATCTCGGCCACCGGCAGCGACTTGGGGAGGTCCTGCTTGTTGGCGATGACCAGCAGCGGCGTGCCCTGGTTCTCGGCGAACTTGGTCACCTTGTGCAGCTCCGTCTTGGCCTCCTCCAGCCGGTCCACGTCCACCGAGTCCACCACGTAGATGATGCCGTCCGTGCAGCGGCTGTAGGACTTCCACAGCGGCCGCAGCTTCTCCTGGCCGCCTACGTCCCAGAAGTGGCAGCTGATGCCCTTGGCCGTGCCGTTGCTCAGCTTGATCTTCTCCGTGTTGAAGCCGATGGTGGGCACTGTGTTCACGAACTCGTTGAACTTGAGCCGGTAGAGCACCGTGGTCTTGCCGGCCGAGTCCAAGCCCAGCATGACGATGTGCAGGGACTGGAAGGCCGAGATGTTGGAGGAGATGTTGCCCATGGCTCCTCGCTGCGGCGCC
Coding sequences within it:
- the ARL4C gene encoding ADP-ribosylation factor-like protein 4C — protein: MGNISSNISAFQSLHIVMLGLDSAGKTTVLYRLKFNEFVNTVPTIGFNTEKIKLSNGTAKGISCHFWDVGGQEKLRPLWKSYSRCTDGIIYVVDSVDVDRLEEAKTELHKVTKFAENQGTPLLVIANKQDLPKSLPVAEIEKQLALHELIPATTYHVQPACAIIGEGLTEGMDKLYEMILKRRKSLKQKKKRGSAHQITLEWSWGISLLHIISDLLYLLAFGE